Proteins from a genomic interval of Ficedula albicollis isolate OC2 chromosome 9, FicAlb1.5, whole genome shotgun sequence:
- the CLDN11 gene encoding claudin-11, with protein sequence MVATCLHLAGFVCSFVGWIGVVVATATNDWVVTCGYTITTCRKMDELGSKGLWADCVMATGLYHCKPLVDILILPGYVQACRALMIAASVLGLPAIFLLITVLPCIRMGHEPGAAKYRRSQLGGILIILLAMCGVVATIWFPVCAHRETTIMSFGYSLYTGWIGSALCLFGGCVIVCCSGDAQTFGENRFYYGSGSSSPTHAKSAHV encoded by the exons ATGGTGGCCACCTGCCTGCACCTGGCTGGATTTGTCTGCAGTTTTGTCGGGTGGATCGGGGTGGTTGTGGCCACGGCCACCAACGACTGGGTGGTGACTTGTGGCTACACCATCACCACCTGCAGGAAGATGGACGAGCTGGGATCCAAGGGGCTGTGGGCAGACTGCGTCATGGCAACAGGTCTCTACCACTGCAAGCCCCTCGTGGACATACTCATCCTGCCAG GGTACGTCCAGGCCTGCCGAGCGCTGATGATCGCCGCCTCCGTGCTGGGCCTGCCCGCCATCTTCCTGCTGATCACCGTGCTGCCCTGCATCCGCATGGGCCACGAGCCCGGCGCCGCCAAGTACCGGCGCTCGCAGCTGGGAGGGatcctcatcatcctcctgg ccaTGTGCGGCGTCGTGGCCACCATCTGGTTCCCGGTGTGCGCCCACCGCGAGACCACCATCATGAGCTTCGGCTACTCGCTGTACACGGGCTGGATCggctctgccctctgcctctTCGGGGGCTGTGTCATCGTGTGCTGCTCGGGGGACGCGCAGACCTTCGGCGAGAACCGCTTCTACTACGGCTCCGGCTCCAGCTCGCCCACCCACGCCAAGAGCGCGCACGTGTAG